Proteins encoded in a region of the Rutidosis leptorrhynchoides isolate AG116_Rl617_1_P2 chromosome 9, CSIRO_AGI_Rlap_v1, whole genome shotgun sequence genome:
- the LOC139868527 gene encoding uncharacterized protein, which translates to MELEMGLATEIEKLKTQMLETQEAMKSSRKLMYAEMCSYLGLGKEELKIKWEKMEENDKWVLVEEFVSDWGFNFHPLSAKSVKELVDQHLSQDSPSSSSSSTILFSGLKKLMGFIDSFWVMIKVAKLATQEY; encoded by the exons ATGGAGTTAGAAATGGGTTTAGCAACAGAGATTGAAAAGTTGAAAACCCAGATGCTAGAAACACAAGAAGCAATGAAATCAAGCCGGAAGTTGATGTATGCAGAGATGTGTTCGTACCTTGGATTGGGGAAAGAAGAATTGAAGATAAAATGGGAGAAAATGGAGGAAAATGATAAATGGGTTTTGGTTGAAGAATTTGTTTCAGATTGGGGTTTTAATTTTCATCCATTGTCTGCTAAATCTGTTAAGGAATTGGTTGATCAACACTTGTCTCAAGATTcaccatcttcttcttcttcttcaacaatcTTGTTTAGTGGGTTGAAGAAACTAATGGGGTTTATAGATAGT TTTTGGGTCATGATAAAGGTTGCAAAACTAGCTACTCAAGAGTATTAG